In Streptomyces sp. NBC_01381, the sequence ACTGGTCGGCGGCGCGCAGCTCCTCGAAGCGCCGGATCCGCTCCCACACCTCCATGGCCGCCGGATAGTCACAGGACCGCAGCGCGTCGCGCATCCGCAGCGACACCTCGGGTGCGACATTCACCAGACCCGACGTGAAGCCGGTGGCGCCGACGGCCCAGTACGCGGGCGCGTACAGCTCGGCGAGCCCCGCCACCCACACGAAGCGGCCGAGCCCCGCGTCCCGCGCGAACGCGGCGAAGGCCGCGGCGTCCGGCGTCGCGTACTTCGCGCCGATCACATTGGGACACAACTCACCGAGCTCCGCGAGGCGTTGACCGGCAAGACGGGAATTGCGGATGTAGGGGACGACACCGAGCTCGGGCACGGCGTCCGCGACGGCACGGTGGTAGTCGACCCAGCCCTCCTGGGACACGTACGGATGCACCGGCTGATGGACCATCACCATGTGCGCCCCGGCGTCCCGCGCGTGCCGGGCGGCGGCGACCGCGGTCGGCAGATCATGGCCGACGCCGGCCAGGACGGTGGCGCCGCTCCCGCCCGCCTCCTCCAGGGTCAACTCGGTGACCAGGCACCGCTCTTCGGGGTCCAGGGCATAGAACTCGCCCGTGTTGCCGTTCGGCGTAAGAGTGCGCACGCCGCCGTCGGTGAGCCGCCGTATCAGCGCGCGATAGGTGTCCCGGTCCACGGAACCGTCATCGGCGAACGGCGTCACGGGGATCGCGACGACATCGGCGAGCGCCGAACGCAGCGCTTCGAAACGGGAGTTGTCGCTCGGTCCGGTCATGAAGGCTCCCCCTCCGGGAACGCCCGCCGCACGAACGAGGCGATGTGGTCGTGGAGTCCGCGCGCCGCGGCGTCGGCCTCTCCCGCGAGCGCGAGCCGCAGGATCTCCCGGTGCTCGGCCGCCTCCTGCTCCCAGGAGTGCAGGGTCGCCCAGGCGACGGCGGAGACCAGGGCCGCCTGGTCGCGTACTTCGTCGAGCATCCGGGCGAGCAGCGGATTGCCGCACGATACGTAGAGCGCGCGGTGGAACTCCCGGTTGGCGAGGGAGCGTTCGGCCGCGTCCGCCGCGTCGTCCGCCCGCTCAAGCGCGTCGCGCGCCTCGTCCAGTCGGGCCGCGCCGCCCCGGACGGTGCGCCGCAGCGCCTCCGGTTCGAGCAGCAGACGTACGTCGTAGACCTCCCGCGCCATGGCCGCGTCCACCGTGCGCACGGTGGCGCCCTTGTACTGGCTCATCACCACGAGCCCGGTACCGGCGAGCGTCTTCAGCGCTTCCCGTACGGGCGTCTTGGACACCCCGAACTGGGCGGCGAGCTCGGTCTCGACGAGGGCCTGTCCGGGCGCCAACTGCCCGGTGAGGATGCGGTGCTTGACCGCTTCGAGTACGTACTGCGTGCGCGAGGGGATGGGGTGGGGCGCAAGGTTCATCGATGCTCTCAGTCGTCGTGCAGCCATCGCGTACAGCCGTCATGCACAGCCGTCATCCACAGCCGTCATGTATCGCGTCTCATATATGACGTACGAAGTACGACGCGATGAAGCTAGGGCGCCGACCGGTCCGCGTCAATGCCTCGCGCGGGAAAGCCCTTTAGGGAGAGCGGAGTTGGGGCGCAAATTGATCGTCTCCGGGCGGCAACCCTTCGCCGGGCGGCGGCGACAAGGACATGCAAGCCGTCCACTACTGACTGAAGGAATGAACCGAAGCAATGAACCGGGACATGACTCCACGAGCCAGCCGGCGCGTCACCCATCGCCGGCGCCTCACCAAGCGCCGCGCCGTCGTCGGCGGCATCGCCGCGCTCGGCGTGACCGCCGCCGCCCTCGTCACCACTTCCATGATGTCCACGGCGGGTGCGTGAAGAAGGCCGACGACCGGGTCACAAAGTTCCAAGTCTCCGACTTCGGCAACCTGGTGCGTTCCTGCGGCAACTGCTCCAAGCAGCACCAGCGGAACATCATCTTGAATCCTCCCCCACCTGAAGCAGGGGATTCCTGGCTCACGCCGCCTGGAGGTCAACGACCCGACAGGTCTTCCACGATCAGCACCAGCCGGGTTGAGACCAGCCCGGGTTTGTGCAACAAGCTTGGAGGTGCATGTGCTGTCTTGGCTCTCGATCAGCACGGCGTACGCGCTTGGCTCTCGCAGCGTACGGCGGTCAGCTTACCCGACCGGCAGACGGTCTTTCGCCCTGAGGGCGAAACCCCGTTCCCCGCCCTGCTCCGCAGGAATCGGAGGTATCCGGTGAACGACGTCGACATCATCGCCCCCGGCAAGTCGATCGTCGGCATCAACACCAACTACGGTGACACGGCCGCGCTGCGCAACATCCGCATCCACGGCGACAGCGGCAAGAAGATCGCCACCTGTGACCGCTTCACCGGCAACAACACGGGCGCCGAGCCGCCCAAGACGGGCTCGGGCCCCGACGGCAAGTACTGCCGGTTCACCGCCGGGGACATCAGCTACAAGTAGGTGTCGTTTTTCGTCGGTCCGGCTCAGCGCGCCGAGAAGCTGTGCACCGTCCTTGACCGGTAGGTCTCGCCGGGGCGAAGGACCGTCGAGGGGAACGAGGGCTGGTTGGGGGCGTCGGGGAAGTGCTGGGTCTCCAGGCACATCCCGTCGCCCTGCCGGTAGGTGCGCCCCGCAGGCCCGGTGAGCGTGCCGTCCAGGAAGTTCCCGGAGTAGAACTGCACGCCCGGCTCGGTGGTGGCGATCTTCAGGGTGCGGCCCGACTCAGGGTCCCGCAGCGTCGCGAAGTGCTCGGGGCGCTGCGTGATCCCCTTGTCGAGGACCCAGTTGTGGTCGAAGCCCTTGGCGGTCACCAGCTGCTCGTGCGCGGCGCGGATGTCCCGGCCGACGGTCTTCGCGCGCCGGAAGTCGAAGGGCGTGCCCGCCACCCTCGCCAGCTCGCCCGTCGGGATGAGACCGGCGTCGGTGGGCGTGAACCGGCTGGCGGCCAGGACCAGTTCGTGCCCGTAGATGTCGCCGCTGCCCTCGCCCGCGAGGTTGTAGTACGTGTGGTTGGTCAGGTTCACCACGGTGGCCTTGTCCGTGGTCGCCGCGTAGTCGATCCGCCAGTCGCCACGGGCATCGAGGGTGTACGTCACGGTCACCCGCAGCGTTCCGGGATAGCCCATCTCGCCGTCGGTGCTTGTGTAGTGCAGGCGCAGGCCGACGCCCGAGGGGTCCGCGAACGGCTCGACGTCCCACACCCGCTTGTCGAAGCCCTTGGCCCCGCCGTGCAGGCTGTTCTCCCCGTCATTGACGGAGAGCTGGTGGTCCTTCCCGTCCAGGGTGAAGCGGCCCTTGGCTATGCGGTTGCCATAGCGGCCGATGAGGGCGCCGAAGAAGGTGGTGGCGGTGAGGTAGCCGTCCAGGTTGTCGAAGCCAAGGGAGACGTTGGTGTATCTGCCGTGCCGGTCCGGGAGTTCGAGGGACTGCACGATGCCGCCGTACGAAAGCACCTTCATGCGGGTGCCACCGTTCGCCAACGACCAGCGGTACACCTTGGTGCCGTCGGCGAGCTTCCCGAAGAGCTCCTTGGTGGGAGTACGGCCGTGCGCGGCCGCCTGCGAAGTGCCGGTCGCTGCCACGGAGAGTCCCGCGGCGGCGGCCGCGGCGAGAACGGTGCGTCTGCTCGTTTCCATGTGCGGCTCCTATGAGGGGAAGGGCGCGCCCCGAAGGGGCGCGGGGAACTGCGCGACCAGCCAAAGGCGGCCCGCAGGTTTCTCAGAGCGCTCAGCGCCCCACCTTGCGCTTGTTCCACACGTCGAACCCGACCGCCGCCAGCAGCACAAGCCCCTTGATCACCTGCTGGTAGTCGGTCCCGATGCCGACCAGCGACATCCCGTTGTTGAGAACGCCAAGCACCAGACCGCCGATCACGGCACCCATCACCGTGCCGACACCGCCGCTCATCGACGCGCCGCCGATGAACGAGGCCGCGATCGCCTCCAGCTCGAAGTTCAGACCGGCCTGCGGGGTACCCGCGTTCAGCCGTGCCGCGTACACACAGCCCGCCAGCGCGGCCAGGACGCCCATGTTGACGAAGACGAGGAAGGTGACGCGCTTGTCCTTGACGCCGGACAGCTTCGCGGCCGCCTTGTTGCCGCCGAGCGCGTACACATGCCGCCCGACGACCGCGTTGCGCATGACATAGCCGAGGCCGATCAGCAGCGCGCACATCACGAGCATCACGACGGGTACGCCGTGGAAGCTGGCCAGGGTGAGCGTGAACGCGACGACGGCCGCGGCGATCGCCACACACTTGGTGACCCACAGGCCGGTGGGCAGGACCTCCAGCTCGTACGCCAACTGCCGCCTGCGGTCCCGCCATTCGCGAAGGAGCAGGAAGAGGACGGTGGCGAGGCCGATGACGAGCGTCGGGTTGTGGTACTGCGTGTACGGGCCCATCTCCGGGATGAAACCCTTGGCCAGATCCTGGAATCCGCCGGGGAACGGCGACAGGGACTGGCCCTCGAGGACGATCTGGGTGAGCCCCCGGAAGAGCAGCATCCCGGCCAGCGTCACGATGAACGACGGGATCCCGACGTACGCGATGAAGAAGCCCTGCCACGCCCCGGCGACCGCGCCGATCAGGAGTGAGAGGACGAGGGCGAGCACCCAGGGCATGTCGTGCTTGACCATCATCACCGCCGACATGGCGCCGACGAAGGCCACCAGCGAGCCGACGGACAGATCGATGTGGCCCGCGATGATGACGATCATCATGCCCATGGCCAGGATGAGGATGTAGCCGTTCTGCTGGATCAGGTTGGAGACGTTGTTCGGAAGCAGCAGCGTGCCGTCGGTCCATATCTGGAACAGGACGACGATGAACGCGAGCGCGATCAGCATGCCGTACTGGCGCATGTTGGTCCGCATGCTCCGCAGGAGCAGCGCCCCCGTGGACCGCTGGTCGGTCGGCGCGGGGGACGAGTCCCGCGGGGGAGTGGTCGTGGTGGTCATGGCGGGCCTCAGCTTCTGGTCATGGTCATCTGGCGCATCAGTACTTCCTGGGTGGCGTCGGCGCGGGCGACCTCACCGGTCAGCCGGCCCTCGGCCATCGTGTAGATCCGGTCGCACATCCCGAGCAGCTCCGGCAGTTCCGAGGAGATGAAGAGCACCGCCTTGCCCTGCGCCGCGAGCCGGTCGATGACCGTGTAGATCTCGTACTTGGCGCCGACGTCGATGCCGCGCGTCGGCTCGTCGAGGATCAGCACCTCGGGGTCGGCGTGGATCCACTTGCTGAGGACGACCTTCTGCTGATTGCCGCCGGAGAGCCGTCCCACCTGCTCCTGCACGGTCGGCGCCTTGATGTTCATCGAAGTGCGGTAGCGCTCGGCGACGGACCGTTCATGGTGCTCGTCGACGACGCCGCGGCGCCGCATGCCCGGCAGCGAGGCAAGGGAGATGTTGCGGTTGATGTTGTCGATGAGGTTGAGGCCGTAGGTCTTGCGGTCCTCGGTGACGTACGCGATGCCGGCCGCGATCGCGGCCGGTACGGTCCGCGTCTGCACCGCACGCCCGTTGACCGCCACCGTGCCGCCCTCGTACAGCCCGTAGGAGCGGCCGAAGAGGGACATCGCGAGCTCGGTGCGGCCCGCGCCCATCAGCCCCGCGATGCCGACGATCTCGCCGCGCCGCACGGTCAGCGTGGCGTCGTCGACGACCTTGCGCTGGTGGTCGATGGGGTGCCGGACTGTCCACCCCTCGACGGCGAGCGCGACGTCTCCCGCGTCCGTGCCCTCGTACGTGGTGCGCTCGGGGAAGCGGTGGTCGAGATCGCGGCCGACCATGCCCCGGATGATGCGGTCCTCGGACAGCTCCGGTGCTGTGTCCGGGGATTCACGGACCGTCAGTGTCTCGATGGTCCTGCCGTCGCGCAGGATGGTCACCGAGTCGGCGATGGCGCGGATCTCGCCCAGCTTGTGGGAGATGATGATGCTGGCGATGCCCTGCTCGCGCAGCTCCAGGATCAGATCGAGCAGCCCCGCGCTGTCCTCGTCGTTGAGGGCGGCGGTCGGCTCGTCGAGGATGAGCAGCTTCACCTCCTTCGACAGGGCCTTGGCGATCTCCACCAGCTGCTGCTTGCCCACGCCGATGTCGGCGACGGCGGTCTGCGGGTTCTCCCGCAGGCCGACCCGCTTCAGGAGGCGGCCGGCCCGCCGCAGGGTGTCGTTCCAGTCGATGACGCCGCGCGCGGAGGTCTGCTCGTTGCCGAGGAAGATGTTCTCCGCGATCGACAAGTAGGGGACGAGCGCGAGTTCCTGATGGATGATCACGATGCCGTGCTTCTCGCTGGCACGGATGTTCTTGAAGGCCACGGGCTCGCCGTCGAAGTGGATCTCACCCTCGTACGAACCGTGCGGATGGACGCCGCTGAGGACCTTCATCAGCGTCGACTTGCCCGCGCCGTTCTCGCCGCAGATCGCGTGGATCTCGCCGGGGCGCACCGCGAGCTCCACCTCGGAGAGCGCCTTCACGCCGGGGAAGGTCTTGGTGATGCCCGCCATCCGCAGGATCGGCCCGTTCCCGGCCGCCGCCCCGCTCATGAGAGCTGCCTTGCCGTGAAGTAGCCCTCTTCGACCAGGAGTTGGGTGTTCTTCTTGTCGATCGACACGGGCTTGAGCAGATACGACGGCACGGTCTTCTTGCCGTTGTTGTAGTCCTTGGTGTTGTTGACCTCGGGCGTCTTGCCGGTGAGGACCGCGTCACCCATCTGCACGGCCTGCTTGGCCAGCTTGCGGGTGTCCTTGAAGACCGTCTGCGTCTGATCGCCTGCGATGATCGACTTCACCGACGCCAGCTCCGCGTCCTGCCCGGTGACGACGGGCAGCGGCTGGTCCTTGCTGCCGTAACCGGCGCTCTTCAGCGCCGAGATGATGCCGATGGAGATCCCGTCGTACGGCGAGAGGACCGCGTCGACCTGCCGGTCGCCGTAGTTCTTGCTGATCAGGTCGTCCATGCGCTTCTGCGCGGTGCCGCCGTCCCAGCGCAGCGTGGTCGCCTGGCTCATCTTCGTCTGCTTGCTGCCCACGACGAGCTGGCCGCTCTTGAAGTACGGCTGGAGCACCTTCATGGCGCCGTTCCAGAAGTACTTGGTGTTGTTGTCGTCGGGCGAGCCCGCGAACAGCTCGACGGTGAACTTGTCGTCGGACTTGCTGTCGGGCCTGTCGAGCTTCAACCGGTCCAGGATGTACTGGCCTTGGAGCTCGCCGACCCGCTCGTTGTCGAACGACGCGTAGTAGTCGACGTTCTTCGTGCCCATGATGAGGCGGTCGTACGAGATCACGGGGATGCCCGCGTCGTGCGCCTGGGCAAGAACGTCGGTGAGCGCCGAGCCGTCGATCGCCGCGACCACCAGGAGCCGGTGCCCCTTGGTGATCATGTTCTCCAGCTGGGCGACCTGGTTCTCGACCTTGTCGTCGCCGTACTGCAGATCGGTCTCGTATCCGGCCTTCTGGAACTGCTCGGCCATGTTCTTGCCGTCGGCGATCCACCGCTCGGAGGCCTTGGTGGGCATTGCGAGTCCGACGGTTCCGCCCTTGCCGTCGTCGGCCTGGTAACGGCTGCCGCCCCTGGCCTCCTGGCCGCAGGCGGTGAGCGAGCCGAGCAGGACGACGGTCGCGAGGGCGGCCGTGAGCCTTGTTTTTGTGGCTTCTCTGGATATGCGGGTGGTCATGGGTCAGTCCCCTTCCGGGACGGGGAAGCGTTGGAGCTCGCCGGGCAGGCGTGCGCCGAGCGGCGACATTCCGCCGTCCGCGCGGTGCCGGGCGAGCAGATCGAGGACGAGGCGTCCGCGCCGGACGCGCTCGCGGGCGGTGGCCAGGGTGTGGTCGCGCAGCTGGGCGCCGTAGGGGTAGATGCCGGGCGACCTGCTCAGGCCGAACTTGAGGTAGAGCGGGGCGCCGCGCCGGATCAGCTCCGCCGCCTCGTACATCCGGACGTAGCCGCCGAGGTCGTCCGGCGCCTCGACGTACAGGTCCATCGGGGCGCTGCTGACCCGGCGGATCTCCGTGAGGTGGTCGAGCGTGAGATCGGACGGGATGTTGAGCGAGTCGGCGCCGAGCCGCTCGAAGACCGTGTACGAGGCCGGGTTGACCGGGCCGATGAGGGCCGACACCTTGAACGTGGTGTCGGCGGGCAGCACCCCGGCGGCGCGCAGCCGGTGCAGGGTCCACAGCACGCCCTCGTCGGCGACGAGCAGGCAGCGCACCCCCAACTCCGTTGCGCGCACGGCGTCTTCGACACATCCGGCGAGCGCGTCATGGCCGCGCGAGCGCAGTCCCGCGCCACCGGAGTCGGTGCGGCTCGCGGCGCCGATGTCCCAGGTGCCGCGCGGCCCGGTGAACAGGCAGAGCTCGATGTCCCGTTCCGCGCAGGCCTCGACCATCTCGGTGATCTCGTCGTCGGTGAGCATCCAGACGCCGCTGCCCTGACTGATCCGGTGGATCGGCACATCGAGCCGCGAGCTCTCCTTGAGCACCACGGCGAGCGCCTCGGGTCCCTCCACCGAGGGGATCTCGGTGCGCCAGGTGCCGCCGTCGGGGAAGCTGTGCGGCGACGCGTCGGCGGGGTCGAGAGCGGGCACGGTGTGTCCGATGCGGGCGAGGGCGCCGGCGCCGGGGCGACGAGGTGCTGACGGGCTGGTCACGGGACTCCCATATGCAGTGTTCGATATTTCGTACGTTGGTCGGGCCGATGGGCGTGCGGCGGCGCGAGGGCCGTCAGAGGCGCGGATCAGGGTCGGAGCAGCACCTTCCCGGTCTTCGGGTCACCGCCGCCGACCAGCGCGACGGCCTCGCCGAACTGCTCCAGTGGGAACTCGTGGGTGATCAGCGGGGCCGGGTCGAGCAGCCCGAGCCCGAAGGCCCGCACCGCCTCCGACCAGGCGGCGGATGGCGCGCCGAAGATGCTGCGCACCTCCAGCTGGCTCAGCGACAGATGCACCGGGTCGATGCCGGTGGCGCCGGGCGTGAACATGCCGGTGAGCACCACCCGGCCGCCCCGGCGCGCGAGCAGACAGGATGAGGCCGCCGTGGTCGGCGCCCCCGCGGTCTCCACGACCAGGTCGTAGCGGCCGTGGTGGCCCTGCGCATCGGCGGGTGTCAGGCTCTCGCTCGCCCCGAACTCCAGCGCCTGCGCGCCGCGTTCGGACCGCGGGTCGATCACGGTCAGCTCGGCGGGCGAGGATGCGGCGAGCAGCTGCACCGCGAGCAGCCCCAGGGTTCCCGCGCCGACCACCGCGATCCGCTCACCGGGCCGCGGCCGCCCCGCCCGCACCGCGCCCGCGATCACCGCGGCGGGTTCCAGGAGGGCGGCGGCGCTCAGGTCGGCGTCGTCGCGCAGGAAGTGCAACAGCCGGGCGGGGACGGCCACATGGTCGGCGAAGGCGCCGGGCTCCGTGAAGCCCGTCTCCGCGTAGCCGCCAGTGCACAGGCTCGTCTCGCCGCACCGGCACCGCTCGCACGTCCCGCAGGCCCGGAACCCCTCGGCGACGACCTTCCGTGCCACGAGCGCCGGGTCGACGCCGGGGCCCGCGGCCTCGACCGTGCCGGACCACTCGTGCCCGGGGGTTACGGGATAGCGCACATACGCGGCGTCCCGGTGCCCGTCGTAGACCTCCCGGTCGCTCATGCAGATCCCCGCGGCGGCCACCCGCACCAGGACCTCGCCGGGGCCGGGCTCGGGCGTCGCCCCCACGACGAGCCGGTGCGAGCCCGGCCTGTCGATGACGATCGCGCGCGAGGATCCGGAGCTCACTTCCCCGCTCCCTTGGGCTTCCCCGCCTTGGGGTCCCGCTTCTCCCAGCCCTCGGCCCACAGGTCGAACCGGGCCTGCTGCTGGGGGAACTCGGCTGCCGCGTCCGTGTCGAGCTCGACGCCGAGGCCGGGGGCGTGGGACACCTCGAAGCAGCCCGTCTCGGGATCCACCTGGGGCGCCCCGCGCACCACCTTCTTGATCTCCGCGTCCGCGAAGTCGTTGAAGTGCTCCAGGATCTTGAAGTTCGGTGTGCAGGCGCCGACTTGGAGGGAGGCGGCCGTCAGCACCGAGCCGCCGACATTGTGCGGGGCGATCAGCGTGTAGTGCGTCTCGGCGGTCGCCGCCAGTTTCCGCGTCTCCAGGATGCCGCCGATGTGGCCGACGTCCGGCTGGATGATGTCGGCGGCCTGCGACTCGAACAGCTCGCGGAACTCGATCCGGTCGTGGATCCGTTCACCGGTGGCGATCGGCATGTCCACCTTGGCGGCGACCTTCTCCAGGGCCTTGAGATTCTCCGGTGGCACCGGTTCCTCCAGCCAGGCGGGCCGGAACGGCGCGAGTTCCTTGGCGAGCCGCACCGCCGTGGACGGGCTGAACCGCCCGTGCATCTCCAGCATCAGCTCGGCGTCAGGGCCGATCGCGTCCCGGACCGCCTCGATCAGCGACACCGCGTACGACGTGCCCGCCTGGTCCAGCTCGAAGTGCCCGGTGCCGAACGGGTCGATCTTCAGGGCGCGGTAGCCCCGCTCGATCACCGCGCTCGCGGCCTTGTGGTACGCCTCCGGGGTGCGCTCGGTGGTGTACCAGCCGTTCGCGTACGCCTTGACCTTGTCGGTGAGCTTGCCGCCGAGCAGCTGCCAGACAGGAACGCCGAGCGCCTTGCCCTTGATGTCCCAACAGGCCATCTCCACACAGGCGATGCCCGACATCACGATCTCGCCGGCCCGGCCGTAGTCGCCGTACTTCATGCGCCGCACGAGATCCTCGATCGCGAACGGGTCGGACCCCACGATGTGGTTGGCCGCCGCCTCGCGGAGATAGCCGAGCAGGGCGTCGGTGCGACCGAGCATGCGGGTCTCGCCGACACCGGTGAGCCCCTCGTCGGTGTGGACCTGGACGTAGGTGAGATTGCGCCAGGGCGTCCCCACCACGTGCGTGCTGATTCCCGTAATACGCAAGGCAGTTGCCCCTTGGTTGTTCGGTATTTCGTCACACGTTCGAAATGTTGGCGTGACGGTATTCACGCAGTCGGTGGGGTGTCAATGGGTCGTACG encodes:
- a CDS encoding dihydrodipicolinate synthase family protein, whose product is MTGPSDNSRFEALRSALADVVAIPVTPFADDGSVDRDTYRALIRRLTDGGVRTLTPNGNTGEFYALDPEERCLVTELTLEEAGGSGATVLAGVGHDLPTAVAAARHARDAGAHMVMVHQPVHPYVSQEGWVDYHRAVADAVPELGVVPYIRNSRLAGQRLAELGELCPNVIGAKYATPDAAAFAAFARDAGLGRFVWVAGLAELYAPAYWAVGATGFTSGLVNVAPEVSLRMRDALRSCDYPAAMEVWERIRRFEELRAADQSADNVTVVKEALAALGLCRREVRPPSRVLPVERREEIAALVKAWSS
- a CDS encoding GntR family transcriptional regulator → MNLAPHPIPSRTQYVLEAVKHRILTGQLAPGQALVETELAAQFGVSKTPVREALKTLAGTGLVVMSQYKGATVRTVDAAMAREVYDVRLLLEPEALRRTVRGGAARLDEARDALERADDAADAAERSLANREFHRALYVSCGNPLLARMLDEVRDQAALVSAVAWATLHSWEQEAAEHREILRLALAGEADAAARGLHDHIASFVRRAFPEGEPS
- a CDS encoding aldose epimerase family protein — translated: METSRRTVLAAAAAAGLSVAATGTSQAAAHGRTPTKELFGKLADGTKVYRWSLANGGTRMKVLSYGGIVQSLELPDRHGRYTNVSLGFDNLDGYLTATTFFGALIGRYGNRIAKGRFTLDGKDHQLSVNDGENSLHGGAKGFDKRVWDVEPFADPSGVGLRLHYTSTDGEMGYPGTLRVTVTYTLDARGDWRIDYAATTDKATVVNLTNHTYYNLAGEGSGDIYGHELVLAASRFTPTDAGLIPTGELARVAGTPFDFRRAKTVGRDIRAAHEQLVTAKGFDHNWVLDKGITQRPEHFATLRDPESGRTLKIATTEPGVQFYSGNFLDGTLTGPAGRTYRQGDGMCLETQHFPDAPNQPSFPSTVLRPGETYRSRTVHSFSAR
- the mmsB gene encoding multiple monosaccharide ABC transporter permease; the protein is MTTTTTPPRDSSPAPTDQRSTGALLLRSMRTNMRQYGMLIALAFIVVLFQIWTDGTLLLPNNVSNLIQQNGYILILAMGMMIVIIAGHIDLSVGSLVAFVGAMSAVMMVKHDMPWVLALVLSLLIGAVAGAWQGFFIAYVGIPSFIVTLAGMLLFRGLTQIVLEGQSLSPFPGGFQDLAKGFIPEMGPYTQYHNPTLVIGLATVLFLLLREWRDRRRQLAYELEVLPTGLWVTKCVAIAAAVVAFTLTLASFHGVPVVMLVMCALLIGLGYVMRNAVVGRHVYALGGNKAAAKLSGVKDKRVTFLVFVNMGVLAALAGCVYAARLNAGTPQAGLNFELEAIAASFIGGASMSGGVGTVMGAVIGGLVLGVLNNGMSLVGIGTDYQQVIKGLVLLAAVGFDVWNKRKVGR
- the mmsA gene encoding multiple monosaccharide ABC transporter ATP-binding protein, coding for MSGAAAGNGPILRMAGITKTFPGVKALSEVELAVRPGEIHAICGENGAGKSTLMKVLSGVHPHGSYEGEIHFDGEPVAFKNIRASEKHGIVIIHQELALVPYLSIAENIFLGNEQTSARGVIDWNDTLRRAGRLLKRVGLRENPQTAVADIGVGKQQLVEIAKALSKEVKLLILDEPTAALNDEDSAGLLDLILELREQGIASIIISHKLGEIRAIADSVTILRDGRTIETLTVRESPDTAPELSEDRIIRGMVGRDLDHRFPERTTYEGTDAGDVALAVEGWTVRHPIDHQRKVVDDATLTVRRGEIVGIAGLMGAGRTELAMSLFGRSYGLYEGGTVAVNGRAVQTRTVPAAIAAGIAYVTEDRKTYGLNLIDNINRNISLASLPGMRRRGVVDEHHERSVAERYRTSMNIKAPTVQEQVGRLSGGNQQKVVLSKWIHADPEVLILDEPTRGIDVGAKYEIYTVIDRLAAQGKAVLFISSELPELLGMCDRIYTMAEGRLTGEVARADATQEVLMRQMTMTRS
- the chvE gene encoding multiple monosaccharide ABC transporter substrate-binding protein; the encoded protein is MTTRISREATKTRLTAALATVVLLGSLTACGQEARGGSRYQADDGKGGTVGLAMPTKASERWIADGKNMAEQFQKAGYETDLQYGDDKVENQVAQLENMITKGHRLLVVAAIDGSALTDVLAQAHDAGIPVISYDRLIMGTKNVDYYASFDNERVGELQGQYILDRLKLDRPDSKSDDKFTVELFAGSPDDNNTKYFWNGAMKVLQPYFKSGQLVVGSKQTKMSQATTLRWDGGTAQKRMDDLISKNYGDRQVDAVLSPYDGISIGIISALKSAGYGSKDQPLPVVTGQDAELASVKSIIAGDQTQTVFKDTRKLAKQAVQMGDAVLTGKTPEVNNTKDYNNGKKTVPSYLLKPVSIDKKNTQLLVEEGYFTARQLS
- a CDS encoding zinc-binding dehydrogenase, whose product is MSSGSSRAIVIDRPGSHRLVVGATPEPGPGEVLVRVAAAGICMSDREVYDGHRDAAYVRYPVTPGHEWSGTVEAAGPGVDPALVARKVVAEGFRACGTCERCRCGETSLCTGGYAETGFTEPGAFADHVAVPARLLHFLRDDADLSAAALLEPAAVIAGAVRAGRPRPGERIAVVGAGTLGLLAVQLLAASSPAELTVIDPRSERGAQALEFGASESLTPADAQGHHGRYDLVVETAGAPTTAASSCLLARRGGRVVLTGMFTPGATGIDPVHLSLSQLEVRSIFGAPSAAWSEAVRAFGLGLLDPAPLITHEFPLEQFGEAVALVGGGDPKTGKVLLRP
- a CDS encoding mandelate racemase/muconate lactonizing enzyme family protein, with the protein product MRITGISTHVVGTPWRNLTYVQVHTDEGLTGVGETRMLGRTDALLGYLREAAANHIVGSDPFAIEDLVRRMKYGDYGRAGEIVMSGIACVEMACWDIKGKALGVPVWQLLGGKLTDKVKAYANGWYTTERTPEAYHKAASAVIERGYRALKIDPFGTGHFELDQAGTSYAVSLIEAVRDAIGPDAELMLEMHGRFSPSTAVRLAKELAPFRPAWLEEPVPPENLKALEKVAAKVDMPIATGERIHDRIEFRELFESQAADIIQPDVGHIGGILETRKLAATAETHYTLIAPHNVGGSVLTAASLQVGACTPNFKILEHFNDFADAEIKKVVRGAPQVDPETGCFEVSHAPGLGVELDTDAAAEFPQQQARFDLWAEGWEKRDPKAGKPKGAGK